Proteins co-encoded in one Cucurbita pepo subsp. pepo cultivar mu-cu-16 chromosome LG15, ASM280686v2, whole genome shotgun sequence genomic window:
- the LOC111811704 gene encoding BTB/POZ domain-containing protein At3g22104-like → MEKATQFVDLVKTQKSFEEIKYWTWSELLIALKQCQESLANSSTMLKKCMDLLCQKISLADNGASSSASSVNSSRFRLSCDSKSTESLKTNSASTTWWFDDLLVFTIESLEIFVQSMILHEFDQILLSKFLIHFQKSKFLTAATDEKRKVIESVVDMLDTLDENVLSLKALFDILRVSLGLNINKDSKNRLEAMIGSRLGHATLDNLLVPSPCGANYLYDVKLVLRLFKAFLSGGLNQASQLSKAANLMDLYMAEVAPDPCLKSSRFLALALAVPDSARKSYDEMYHAIDLYFEMHAGMTEEEKEKISCALNHKKLSYEVGIHFSKNTKFRSRSTRSIPESPKPETESLLENINYSKSLINWPHNLTKEEKSSEQIVLYHGKFDVVPADNERFKVQLEGMQWRVVELEKLCRKMQTQMRKILKSRVASSHCQVKSLPKLCS, encoded by the exons ATGGAAAAGGCTACACAATTCGTTGATCTTGTAAAAACCCAGAAATCTTTTGAGGAGATCAAGTACTGGACATGGTCAGAGCTTCTGATTGCTTTGAAGCAATGTCAAGAATCATTAGCAAACTCATCCACTATGCTGAAAAAATGCATGGATTTGCTTTGCCAAAAGATCAGTTTGGCTGATAATGGAGCAAGTTCATCTGCTTCATCTGTTAATAGTTCAAGATTTCGTTTATCTTGTGATAGCAAAAGCACTGAAAGCTTAAAGACAAATTCTGCTTCCACAACTTGGTGGTTTGATGATCTATTGGTTTTCACCATTGAATCTCTTGAAATCTTTGTTCAATCCATGATCTTGCACGAGTTCGACCAAATTCTTCTAAGCAAATTCCTCATTCATTTCCAGAAATCCAAGTTCCTTACTGCAGCTACTGATGAAAAGAGGAAAGTAATTGAGTCTGTCGTCGATATGCTCGACACGCTCGATGAAAACGTGCTGTCTTTGAAGGCGTTATTCGACATTCTACGAGTTTCCTTAGGCTTGAACATAAATAAAGACAGCAAGAATAGGTTGGAGGCCATGATTGGTTCAAGGTTGGGTCATGCTACATTGGACAATTTGCTTGTTCCTTCCCCATGTGGAGCAAACTACCTATATGATGTCAAACTTGTTCTTAGACTGTTCAAGGCATTTTTATCAGGAGGACTCAATCAAGCATCTCAATTAAGTAAAGCTGCTAATTTGATGGACTTATACATGGCTGAGGTCGCACCGGATCCGTGTCTTAAGTCGTCGAGGTTCCTCGCTCTTGCATTAGCCGTTCCTGACTCGGCCAGGAAGTCCTATGATGAAATGTACCATGCCATAGATCTGTACTTTGAG ATGCATGCAGGAATGACAGAAgaggagaaggagaaaatAAGCTGTGCATTGAACCACAAGAAGCTCTCCTATGAAGTTGGTATTCATTTCTCTAAGAACACGAAATTTCGATCGAGATCGACTCGGTCGATACCCGAAAGTCCGAAACCAGAGACGGAAAGCTTACTTGAAAACATAAACTACTCAAAATCTCTGATAAACTGGCCTCATAATCTcacaaaagaagagaaatcttCAGAACAAATTGTGCTGTATCATGGGAAGTTTGATGTTGTTCCTGCTGATAATGAGAGATTCAAAGTTCAATTGGAAGGAATGCAATGGAGAGTGGTGGAATTGGAGAAGCTGTGTAGAAAAATGCAGACCCAAATGAGAAAGATTTTGAAGTCTCGAGTGGCTTCGAGTCATTGTCAAGTTAAATCATTGCCTAAGCTATGTTCATAG